The DNA window tcaatagtccctctcagagctagcatagaaataaaattcactttgcttctgaaaccgaacatgttcgtacctgaaagcgctgcgtcgggagaacgaatgacgatggaaacgaaccaaaaatttcattcatcgctgcgggcatgaattgaattttgttttctttcaagttcatgcagcgatgtcaatttttttaagctctgtcACCTGTATTGAGAAAACTACGGAAAGAATGCTAAACGGACGCCTGAGAGGGTCTTCTGAACCATTGATAGTTCGCGTTCCGTAAGGGATTTGGCACAGGCTTTCGCCTATGCTGCCTCCGTAAAATAATAAGTGATGCCATAGCCAACGACTTGCATGCAGACATCGTCATCCTAGATCTCGCCAAGTCCTACAACACGATATGACGTGAGGGAGTTCTTCACCAGCTGCACGAATGGGGTGTTCGCGGAAACCTTAGCTGTTTTATCAAGCAGTACCTCAGTGACCGAAATTTAAGGGTGGGCATTGGAAGAAAGCAATCGCTTCAGGAACCTAACGGGGTTCTGCAAGGGTCAGACTTAGTAGTCACATTATTCTTGGTCAGCATGAACTTCCTTTTCGTCACGCTCGCGAAAGGTATATACGTGTTTGTCTACGCCGACGATATAATACTTACAGCTATCGGATAAACGATTATTCGCTCAAGACTGAAGTTACAGGCAGCCGTTAATGCTGACGGCCGGTGGGCCAACACAGTCGGTTTCCGTATCTCAGCCCCAGAATGCGATATTGTGCACTGTTGCAATACCCATCATGTAGCCACCGGCAGGCCAGTCAAACTTGATGGAACCACGATTCCATACCAGAAGGAGTCTAAAATCCTTGGTGTGACAGTCGACCGGAAGATGACTTTTCTTCCGCACTTCCGACAGATGAAAAAGGACTGCGAAAGTAGAAAAGCTCGCGTCACCCAAAGTGGAATAAGCGAACCGCATTCAACATCAACCAGGTCCTCATCCATAGTCGCCTGTTCTACGGCCTCGAAATAACCAGTCGCAATTGGGAGGACTTAGTAGATATCATTTCACTAGTGAATCACGCAGCAGACTGGCTTCGAATCTACTGCCCAGAACCCCCGACGAAGCCGCCTGCGTTGAGACTAGCGTACTTCCCTACCGGTGGACACTGGCGGAAGCCGTCCTGAAACGAGCTGAGGGCTTCTCAGAAAACAGAAATTTAAGATGAATGTCACCTGCTACAGACAACCATAGACATCCATGCCATATTTACCAGAACAATTCCTTTCTACAATCGCAAAGGCTGCATCGGGTCCGCAACCGCAACCGTAGCCTAAACTTAAACAGAATTCTGGTTGTATCCGCCACAACAGGCGAACCTCCTAGTATTGTCCCAAATTTCTCCAAATGGTTGACGGCAAACACCCTAATCATCTGTATATTTACACTGACGGCTCGAAACTTAGCGAGAGCGTGGAGACGGGTGTAAACAGAATTGGAGTGCCTAGCCCGCTGCCCACTCTCGGTTTGCTCTGTTTTCTCCACCATCGCTATTACTATCAAGAAACCTGAAGATCGGAAATTTTCTCCGATTCCCTCTCGTTCATCAAAGCACTGGAGCAATTCTGCGATCCGTTGACCACCATATGCTGGGTTCTCAGGCACGGTAGAATCCGCGGTAGCGACGAAACTACACTCAGGCTCCTCAGAAGATAAAAATAGATCTCGGAAAGTGGACAGATCGCAAAAACTGGAGGGAACAAAGATCAATTTCGCACCTTCGGATAGGACACACGAAGATCACCCACACCATCAACCGCATTGACCCTCCAATCTGCCCGGTTTGCAATACAAGACTCACTCCCAAACTCACTAGCTCAAAGACCTGCGACGCTAGCGAACGACTCAGCACAGGAAGAAACACTACTCGCTTTCTTGAAGGATGCCTATATTTTTGAGGTCATCTAAGGCAGACCTCAAATAACCTTCATTCAGCGGGCCGCATCACCCAAAATGGGCACTGGGAAGGCTCTCTCGCGGCCCTTTCGACTACAATCTACCACCATCCATCAGCGGACCCTCTGCCACCCCCGGACTGGGATATCCTTCCGCGGCCGTCCCAAGGCGACTGACCCTTAATGGTTAAAGCCCTAATAAATATAACCTTGAATCCTAAGCAAAGAAACATTACGCCGGACATATTGACCAAGATTATGCCACAGAATGGTACTAACCTTAGATAGGAACAGACGAACGTGTATTTTCGGTGTATTCTCGTCGATGTCTCCCTGATACAGGAACTTTGCGAACTCCTGAACCGTTTTCCCGGCCGACAAATCCACGAACGACCGCTGGAAGTAGTACTTTGTGATCGGGGCAAACCGCTGCGTTTCCGCTTTGTACCGTTGCTTAGCTAAATAAAAATAGATAGAAGCTCATTAAATAAGAACCCTGTATTCCATTCACCATGCAACCTACATTCCTCCTTCATTGCTCGCAACATCCGCACCGGTCCGAGCATGATCTTCAACATCTTCTCCAACAGCACCACACGATCCACTCCCTGAGGATGTTCCGGTTGCAGCTTGGTCACATCGAAACGCAGCTGTTCGGAAAGTTCGGCCATCTTCAGCACCACCTGCTTCAGTGTGTCCAGCTTAAACCCGTTGAGATTCTTGTCCACGACCAGCTGCGTAATGCCGAGAATCTCCAGCAGGGCTCTAAAGTTAGACTTTTGGAAAGCTTCGTCGGCTCCCTGCAGCAAGTAGCCCTGTAGGAAATTGTTGCGCTCGAAAAGATCCCGTTCGTACAGTTTCAGAACGAATACGGACAGCGAGTTGGATTTGGTCACCTCGAACTCGTTCGACAGTAGGGAACGAACCTGTGCGCTCAAATACGGCACCGAGAGGGGTCTTGTGCTAGCGATGACTCTGGTGATGGCATAAATGTAGTTGGCATTGTTAAAGCTCGATTCATACAGCGAGCGAGTAAGGCGACTGTAGAACAACGAAGGACACTGGAAGATAAGACGCATCGGAACAAGCGATTCTTCATCGCCCAGTTGCATACTGTTGGAGTTAAATTTGTTCGTGTACTCCACGATCTGCTCAACTAAATCCGGTGTCTGATAGCGATCATACTCCAGTCCGTACGTAGCCATCATGTGTTTGATCAAAGTCGTTGCTTCCTCCATCAACAAATTATCGACTCCCTTCAGGATCAACTCTTTCAGTCTAATTGCCTCCTCCGAAAGACCATCCTCTTCCATTTCATCCTCATCCGTCGGTCGATTATCGTACTCTACCATCTTTCGGACATTATCGCCGGAAATGAGTTCCAAATTTTGTTCGATCAAGTTCAAACATTCGTTGTTGCCAAAAACCTGTGAACCACGTCGGATGAACTCGCTGAAAAACAGCCTCCGTTCAAAAACATCCTTGGTATTTTCAACTCTGTCCATTAGATCCCTCATCGACAGTTCCATAGCTTTCTCAGCTTGCGACTTTGGTCGCAACGATATCGAAGGCAGCTGCTTCAACACATTATGCTGGAACAACTTGTTCTCCTTCAACGTTTCCATCAATTTGTAAGCCGACTCTCCAATAATTTGCTGCAAAGTCAGTTGCTCAGCTCCATCGGCCACCACGTCGATCTCAACCCAATACATGAAACTGTCGATCGTGACTTCCATCACACAGGTCTGCAACGTATTCAACAGGCAGTTATTAATCTTCACCAGATGAGAATCCGTACCGGGTGAATACGCCTCCGGAATCTCCTTCCGAGTGACATGCTTTTCACCCATAATCTGATAAATGCTCATTTCATCTTCTACCTCGAACAAGCGCTGATTCAGAtacaaatcgaaacagtacaGTACTATCGCGAATATATGCTTCAGTGCAAACCCGTAGTACCGATGCATTCTCATTCGGGACCATCGCTCAAATTTGCTCATATCTGGGGTATTGAAAAACCGCAACAAATCCATCAGGAAATCGAACAACTTCGACAGAATCCGTTGCTGCTCGACGAATCGATTCCGATCGATCCGCTTCCAGTCGCAATCCGTCCGGCAGATGCTGTAGTAAATAGCTTTCACCATCGCCTCAACTCGTTCCAGGATTTCAAACGGCTTGGCAAACTTCATACTGGTCACCGCTTGCTCGATAAATTGCATCATGAACCACTGCGGGCTGTAGGAGAGCATCTCGTAGAAATATTTATCCAAACTGGCACCCCAAATGCAATTAACCAGCAGACACTTGGTCAGCTGTGGAACCGTATTCAGCACGTGACAAATTTTGGTATCCTTCATCAGATCAAACTTGAAACTAGCATCCGTATTCAAAATCATAAACAGTGTTATTTTACGCAACTGATTGTCACACTCGCGAATCGGTTTGTTGTCCTCGTTCAGGTACCGACGGATGCGCAGATACTTGACCAACCGGGCGACGATCTCAATGATGTACGGTTCATTCcctataaaataaaatgtttaggTACCTAGTTGAATTGGAAGTCACTCCCAAACTCACCTCCATGGAACACGATCCGATCGAAGGTCCGCACAAACTGATTGGTATGGTTGAAAATTGTTTGCAGTTTGGCAAAGTCCTCGCAAAACTCCATCTTGTCCTCGTTTTCGGTGCACTGTTTAATCTCACGCAGCAGATCGGACAACTCTCTCATTATTGTTTGAAACCGCCCGCGAttcctagttttttttttgttaatcagCGTACATGCGGGGGCGGAACGCTACCACAGGCTTCCCGgctgttttgttttatttatgtctTACCTTTCCTGCTCTGTGTCTGTGTGTACTTCCCGTGATTCGTACACGCCTTTTGTTTACAACGCGGATCGGAAAAATTTTCCGCTTGGAAATTGAACCCACTCCAGCGGAACGGCAAATGGCTTCCGGCGTTGGAGTTCTCACCGGAAAAACGAAACACAACTATCACTGTCACGTTTGCGAGTATGACGGTGGGGAAAATCGATCGAGAAAAACGTCTAAACGTGAAGTTTAATCGAGAGCGCGTACTTTTGCGCCTACCGAAAATGCTTTTCTTTTGTCTCGCTTGATGTTAGGGCTGTCGTCGCATCAGCGAAGAGGCAAAATTTTGACGTTTCCTTTTCACTATACACGCTAAAGTGTGCGATGTGCGATTTCGGGTGCAGTCGTCAAGTGAAAAGGGCGTCGTGGGTCAAAAAATTGACGAAAGCTCATCGAAATTGCACGCTTATTCAAAATTACATAATATTTGAATTTCGTGTATTGCACAGTCCCCACCAAATCGAATTGCACAGCATGAAAGTGTGATGAATCAAAAGTGTGATCAAAAGTGCAACTCCTTCGACCTGACAAATTATTGACATAGAAAAGTGTCAAAAACAAACTTCTTACTTTTAGTAGCTGGAAGGTTAGCATGGCTGCCAGTATCCcggtttttacaataaattagatggaaaaagttaatttttcgtcgatttcatatcatttcatttggcaattgtgaaaaaagtgtgatagcgaagtgcatcaaaaatccaactttcaaagcaataagcaatatttaattacaaaaacctgttttaatccacctataggtgcaattgtgcctttctcatttcgccaaactatgatttaataactggttcgtacaatataacattatggaaatgtctttcattcttattacactttgtaagtatatataagagcacctttttgcattcatcaaggtatcggtttgaatcggagttttctatgtgatcgcactccacaacccgtaactccggagctggaagtcggatggagatggaatttaatatcagtttccggggacgcaacacctttcatttgagactaagttgatcaaatcgttctagccattttcgaaaaaccaatataaccgttattctgaatttgaatgcttccggatccgtcgatggtggccagtgtggccaaagagactttgaatgactgttggtgacctagatctacaaattcaacagttgtgtttatattttggaaaaaaatcacctcaccaattcatcgcagaattcgttagaatcgggatttgctgcgtgatcgtacgtattaccctgtaattcaggaaccagaactcggatccacacaaaattcaacagcagctgatggacctttcatttaaaatcaagtttgtcaaaatcggttcagaaaattccgagaaaccgatgtggacaaatcaacaaattttgttttgtaaccatactcttcaactcgtaatccggaacaagatgtcggttgaaaatgaaatttaatagcaacctatgggaatattatacctttcatttgaatcttagtttgtaaaaatcggttcagccatctccaagaaaccgatgtggacattttgttaacaaatccgcacatacacacatacatacatacatacatacatacatacatacatacatacatacatacatacatacatacatacatacatacatacatacatacatacatacatacatacatacatacatacatacatacatacatacatacatacatacatacatacatacatacatacatacatacatacatacatacacatatacatacacacatacatacacacagatattttgcgatctcggcgaactgagtcgaatgttatatgagactcggccctccgggcctcggttagaaaatcggtttttgaagcaattgcataacctttctatatgagaaaggcaaaagaataatatttaattagcttaataagcatgagttcaatgttatcttcatgtgattataatttggaaaggttggtggaatgggtttgaacgtgtagggaatggggggttagtagagtgggaatggaggatgcgtcagaaatccttcatcttatttcggtatacgggatggatgaaggaaatgcgggcgtgaaggtggtccaagaggaggggagtgatgaaggagggacgtgtaagggcaaggcgggggggggggagggcggcgacgtaatactcaactgcatattttgcctaccatttgagacttggtttgagaaaatcggttcagtcatcaccgatgaaccgatgtgactttaattgtggaatatgcccggaattccggacttccggaatcgtcgatagtggacaatatattcaaagaatgtttgattggcaatcagtgatctatatgtgcgattagaagttatttggtgaccatttcaatagtttttagcctctgaggtattacgattgtaccgatttatatgggaaattccagtgtatccttactaacacccctgtaactccggaagcaagagtcagaaccaaatgaaattcagcagcagtcaatggcattactgtatctttcatttgaaatcaagtttgtaaaaatcggtagagaattcgttgggaaatgggtgtgatattagcttaggaacttggcgggttccccgggggcgtcatgaaccgtcataggtggccaatgtggtcaaagctactttgattgatcattagtgatccagacccgcaaactagagtaatgttacatcaattttaatatgttttacatcatttgaacatcatggtggtaccagtttatatgggaatttgctgtgtgaccgcactcttcaacccgtaactccggaaccggaagtcggatcaactaaaaattcaatagcagcttatgggagcgttatacctttcagatgaaactaagtttgcgaaaatcggttcagccatctctgagaaaattgtgtgagtttaaatgacacacacacacatacacacacacatacacacacacatacatacacacacacagacatttgccgatctcgacgaactgaatcgaatggtgtatgacactcggtcctccgggcctcggttaaaaagtcgatttttacagtgattgcatagcctttctttatatgagaaaggcaaaacgtgcgATCTAGCAAAACAGGTGTTAGGAAAACTAATTCAACTTATTAGTAAGTTCTCTTACTTTTGAGTTAAAATTTGACCTCAAACACAAGTGTACTGGGATGTCGACCATTCACAAAGCTACCATGTTTCTTCGATTTTTGATGCGATTTAAACCAATTTGATTTCAATGTCTTGTGCCTAAAACCAAATTCTGGTCTCTAAAATTGTTTTCTAAGCTATgcaaatcaaattcaaaatttctagtTTTATGGTTAGAAGTGCAGTTAACTCAATTAATATTTGAAAGTGCATATCTACCTCTAGCTAAGGTCTAGTAGTTTAATTTTGGAATTATTTATAATATTCGCGAATCACATAAAACATTATTCTAATCGTTAAGTGATTTGAACCCAACGGCTAGTTGATGCACAGGAATTCAAAAGCTAGGAATATGGTTTTACTTTCTTCTAACTTGATGCAAGCCAGTCTGCGATGGGTGAACAGTGTGCTGTTTTTGGTCCTTTTCACAAAGTTTCTTCAGACGTACTTCTAGGATCTTGTTACATCCTGACATACATGAAATAAccagttttgaaatttagtatttcagaaaccatacttttcagatttaCTTACCACTTGAAGAACCTTTTGCACAATGTAATTACAGGTCTATTTACAGGACATTGTCCTGTCaagtatcatctgaaaaatGGCAAAATGACATTAATTGATTCTGTAACTACGAGcgagagctcggaacatattaTCTGCCATTGTGCAGTATTGTTTCTTCGACAGAAGCGATACTTCGGAAGACATCTTATGACTCTTCGCGAGGTATGGCAAATTTGTCCCAAACGGAGCACATTAATAATGTACAacccggttgggacgacacatgtagacaaacaactcgcttctaACTACATTGGTTTCGGGCAATTTGTAatatgtagagcaaacaggtggagccacaaaagataacctcaATATTGGTAGCCGTGGCAGTTTTCCCTGTCAACAAAACCTTTCACACTTCGTGGGTTGATCTACAACGTCCACCATCCCCAATCCCCACTCTGTTTGTGCTCCTTCCTTATCCGTTCGACAGCAACACAAAGTGCTTCTTCCACCTGACGACCACTCCTGTATGTTAGTTTTTACAAAACCCAAAAGTTCTatttgaacgaaattttatGGAAATTAAATAGACAAATGCATATTTTTTGACATTACTGTCAGCAACATTCTTCTAGGTCTCAAGAGAAAATGTATCTTTATAGATTCtaacattttttgcctttctcaatagaaaggtattgcaattgctctgaaaaccgactttttaacggagacccggagggccgagtgacatgtaccattcgattcagctcgacgagttcggcaaatgtctgtgtgtgtatgtatgtgtgtatgtatgtatgtgtgtgtatgtgaccaaaaatgtcactcatttttctcagagatggctgaaccgattttgacaaacttagtctcaaatgaaaggtgcaaccttcccataggctgctattaaatttctaatggatccgacttccggtttcggaattacagagtgataagtacgatcacgcagaaaatgtcgattttaataaattctgcaatgaatgcataatggtgaaaatttttccaaaatgtgaccacaaccactgcttcgatttgtagtactaggtcactaacagccatacaaaatctctttggtcacattggccaccatcatcggttccggaagccccggcggaagtatccaaattcagaataagtcacatcggtttctcggagatggctggaccgaatcaaccaaacttattctcaaatgaaagatgttgcatccccgtaaatggctattaaattttatcccgatccgactaccggttccggagttacgggttgtggcatggcaaattgtgattcaaaccgatactgcgatgaaagcaaaaaaggtaaaaatttcgctaaaatgtctctcaaacaacttaaatttgcagttctaagtcaccgacggccaaacaaactttcgttgactacattgaccactatagatggttccggaagtgcccgggaaaagcggtcatttttcaaaactatcaaactcatatcagtttcccggaaatggttgggccgattataacgaacttagtcccaaatgatagctgtaTTATCCctacagatgtctataaaatcgcacggatcgcttatatggttccggaaatatagactgaaccgtccggtcacatatgaatttcccatataagccggaactcaatttttttttcaagggagACCTAATAATTTCAGAAAtctaattcgtatttttgatgccaaacatctttaaaatgcatgaaacttcgagattttatgttacctcgaatttttttttataaaaatcgactttttgggactttgcaaatttcgcacctttttgcctttctcatataaagaaaggctatgcaatcactgtaaaaatcgactttttaaccgaggcccggaggaccgagtgtcatacaccattcgattcagttcgtcgagatcggcaaatgtctgtgtgtgtgtatgtatgtgtgtgtgtatgtgtgtgtgtatgtgtgtgtgtgtcatttaaactcacacaattttctcagagatggctgaaccgattttcgcaaacttagtttcatctgaaaggtataacgctcccataagctgctattgaatttttagttgatcggacttccggttccggagttacgggttgaagagtgcggtcacacagcaaattcccatataaactggtaccaccatgatgt is part of the Topomyia yanbarensis strain Yona2022 chromosome 1, ASM3024719v1, whole genome shotgun sequence genome and encodes:
- the LOC131692344 gene encoding uncharacterized protein LOC131692344; translated protein: MRELSDLLREIKQCTENEDKMEFCEDFAKLQTIFNHTNQFVRTFDRIVFHGGNEPYIIEIVARLVKYLRIRRYLNEDNKPIRECDNQLRKITLFMILNTDASFKFDLMKDTKICHVLNTVPQLTKCLLVNCIWGASLDKYFYEMLSYSPQWFMMQFIEQAVTSMKFAKPFEILERVEAMVKAIYYSICRTDCDWKRIDRNRFVEQQRILSKLFDFLMDLLRFFNTPDMSKFERWSRMRMHRYYGFALKHIFAIVLYCFDLYLNQRLFEVEDEMSIYQIMGEKHVTRKEIPEAYSPGTDSHLVKINNCLLNTLQTCVMEVTIDSFMYWVEIDVVADGAEQLTLQQIIGESAYKLMETLKENKLFQHNVLKQLPSISLRPKSQAEKAMELSMRDLMDRVENTKDVFERRLFFSEFIRRGSQVFGNNECLNLIEQNLELISGDNVRKMVEYDNRPTDEDEMEEDGLSEEAIRLKELILKGVDNLLMEEATTLIKHMMATYGLEYDRYQTPDLVEQIVEYTNKFNSNSMQLGDEESLVPMRLIFQCPSLFYSRLTRSLYESSFNNANYIYAITRVIASTRPLSVPYLSAQVRSLLSNEFEVTKSNSLSVFVLKLYERDLFERNNFLQGYLLQGADEAFQKSNFRALLEILGITQLVVDKNLNGFKLDTLKQVVLKMAELSEQLRFDVTKLQPEHPQGVDRVVLLEKMLKIMLGPVRMLRAMKEESKQRYKAETQRFAPITKYYFQRSFVDLSAGKTVQEFAKFLYQGDIDENTPKIHVRLFLSKTLVQCTNAEADKLARDPLLLPHISDAVLIILVLLTEQERHYECLKNCLSNYLHVVQKHLLPPLLIAEAAAPGQPGPAEQRAALVRSLVKLIVKLPDASRDRLLVALSFGLSAIVRQLRTVDAGLDLGDIEKVLKLEQHPTTVVKIRAAATATAMEQNGSKEDGCEVSADCAVAMVTE